In Streptacidiphilus sp. P02-A3a, the DNA window AAGGCCCTGATGCCGGGCAGAGACCCCGGGGGCATCATCATCACGATGATCATCGGCGTCTTCGGCGCGCTCCTGGGCGGATGGCTCGGAAAGGTGTTCCTGCACGTCCACTCCTTGAACGGGTTCTTCCATCTGTCCACGTGGATAGCTGCGATCGTCGGGTCCTTCATCCTCCTGGCACTCCACCGGCTGTTCACCGGCAACCGCGGCTGAACCCGCACCCGGCCGCCCCGCCCTCGCAGGCGGGGCAGCCGCCTCTGTCACCTCAGCGGCTTGGTGGGGTACAGCCGAAGTCCAAGGTCGATCTGTACGCGGCGATCCGCCGCGATGCCCGCTCGGGCCTGTCCGGCCGCACGTTTCAGCGGAGACACGGGGTCTACTTCCACGGCTGCTACTCCATCGGCGACGACACCCTCTGGGGCGTCAACCGCCGCCAGAAGGGCGCCGCAACCACCCTGGCCGCACTGAGTCCTGGCCGCGCAGCGCAGGGAACGTGCCCGCATCCGCAGCGAAGGGAACCCGCCAGGGCCAGTAGCGTGCGGACATGGCAAGCAAGCGGCAGCCGTACTGGCGCACCATCGGCACCCCGACGACCCTCGTGCTCTACCGGACCGTTGACAGGTGGCGGTACGCGATCGACTTCACCAGCCCCTCGGGCATCGCCGACGGCGCTCTCAACGATCCCGCGCCCACCTGCGAGCCAGGCACCGCGCAGACTGCATGCCGCCACAAGGCCGAAGAGCTCACGCATAGACTCCTGGAAGTCCACTGGCGCGAATCCGATCAACCGGACTGGTGGGCCGGCACTGTCACCAGCGCCGGCCCACGTCCACCCGCCTAACCGATACGCGTCAGTCAACCCGGCGAACCTTGGCAGTCAGAGCAACTAGGTGGCAGGGGTTAGGTCTCGGGGTGCCCTGCGCATGATCGTGGCAACCTCCGCGGGTCGGCTGGCGGCGACCCCATGGCCGGCATCGGGAATCTCGTGCAGTGCAGTTCCGGGAAGAAGATCTTGCAGGGCGATGGCGAGGTCGTGGCTGGAGAGATGGTCGTCGGTGCCGCGGATCATGACGATCGGGGCGGTGATGGTCCGAACGTCCTCGCCGGGGTACCCGGGCGCGCTGGTGTTGTCGGTCCACATGGCCACGGTCTCCGTGACCAGCCGCTCGAAGTCGGGCTCCGGGTTCTTCTCGGCATAGGCGGCCTCGGAGTACGGGCCGTCTGGGTTGCGGTCACGCCACCACTGCGGGGTGACCTGCGCATTGAACACACGGCTCGCCTCCAGCAACCGCCAGTCCGAGCCGATGGTGAACAGCGTCCCGACCCGGTCAGGGTGATGCGCGGCGAGTCGGAGGCCGGTGATGCCGCCGTCGCTGAACCCCATCACATCCGCGCGCGTGATGCCGAGTCCGTCCAGGACGACGAGGGCGTCCTGTTCGAGACGCTGATAGCTCAACGGCACGTCGCCCCGCGTGGAGCGTCCGTGCCCTCGACTGTCCATGCAGACGACCCGGTAGGCGTCGGCGAGGAGCGGCACCAGGTCAGCGAAGTCAGCGGTACTCCCCAAGCCGCCGTGAAGGAGCAGCAGCGGCGGCAGCGCCTCGTGGCCGGAGATTTCGACGGACAGGGCCGCACCTGCGACCTCAAAGATTCGTTTTTCCATAGCGATGATTGTGCCGTGGACCACTGACACTGCTCGGTTGTCGGCGACGTCCGCCGCGTAGTCCAGGAGCGGCCTGGAGGCGCTCCTGCGTTTGGTGGGTCGGGTGGTGGCCGTCTTGCCCCTCCTGGTCGGTCAACCTGCGCACCCGGACAGGCTCGGCCACCACACCCCCAGTGAACGGACGGCCCCCGGCACGCGCCGGGACGTGGGGAACCGCGCAGAACGCGTATCCCAGCCTCTCCTCCTGCGGCCGGGCGCACCAGCACGCCCTCCAGAGGGCCGACGATCACTGTCGACCAGTGCGGCGGAGCCACCCCGGAACGGGCCTCGCTATCAGCACGACCCGGACGTCACTCGACTACGCGACTACGCCGAAGCCCTGGCCGGGGCCCGGCGGTCGCGGGGCTGGTCAGCCGTTGGGGTAGTACTGGGTGAGCAGTTCCTCGTAGTGCATCTCCCACTGGGCCAGCATGTCGTAGGGGAGGTAGAGCTCACGCCGGCGCGTCCACGCCTGGCCGGACTGCGGGTCGTAGGTGCCGGGCATGGTGATGCCGCGCGGGGCGTAGGCCGAGGTCATGCCCAGCAGCCGGGTGGTCTCCACGCAGCGCTTCACGTGGTCGCGGAAGCCGACCACACCCGCCGTGCCGATCCCGCCGGGCGCCTGCTTGCGCGCTGCCAGCACCTGGGCGGCGACGCCCGCCGTGCTCAGGTAGGTGATCGTGCCGTCGGCGGCGATCTGCGGCTCGATCGCGGTGACGTCCGTCATCCGGTACTTGGACGTCAGGAAACTCGCGATCTCCCACTGCGCGTACACCGGGACGTGCCGCCGGGCGCGGACCTTGGCCACGGTGTCCGCCAACGCCTCGTTGACTGGGCCGGGCTCGTAGAGCACCTTCGTCGGGTCGCCGCCCCCCGCGGGCGGGCGGTTGCCGAAGCTGTAGGCGACGATGAAGTCCAGCTCTGCGACCGGCGCGGTCGGCGGGTGCCAGTCGAAGCCGATGTCGGCGATCCAGGGCACCAG includes these proteins:
- a CDS encoding alpha/beta fold hydrolase, with the protein product MEKRIFEVAGAALSVEISGHEALPPLLLLHGGLGSTADFADLVPLLADAYRVVCMDSRGHGRSTRGDVPLSYQRLEQDALVVLDGLGITRADVMGFSDGGITGLRLAAHHPDRVGTLFTIGSDWRLLEASRVFNAQVTPQWWRDRNPDGPYSEAAYAEKNPEPDFERLVTETVAMWTDNTSAPGYPGEDVRTITAPIVMIRGTDDHLSSHDLAIALQDLLPGTALHEIPDAGHGVAASRPAEVATIMRRAPRDLTPAT
- a CDS encoding GlsB/YeaQ/YmgE family stress response membrane protein, with protein sequence MGIVAWILLGLIAGAIAKALMPGRDPGGIIITMIIGVFGALLGGWLGKVFLHVHSLNGFFHLSTWIAAIVGSFILLALHRLFTGNRG